The Sorghum bicolor cultivar BTx623 chromosome 6, Sorghum_bicolor_NCBIv3, whole genome shotgun sequence genome contains the following window.
AGCTAGGTGTTCGGATGGCGCTACGGCCCACCAAGACCTACCGACTGGAGGGCCGAACGAGAGCATTACCGGCGAGCGAGCGATTGGCCGGGTGGATGATTTACTTTCACCCCTTTTAGTAGTAGGATAATTGACAAATACAAaataaagtgctacaatagcaaatTTTTTCCAGATTCGCAACCTAGTTGTAGCACTTTGTAGTATGCTCCTCTTTCAAGGTCATAGCATGCAAAGTGGGGTGCACCAAGCTAGGTGTTGGGCTGGCGCTGCGGCCCACCAAGACCCGCCGATCGAAGGGCCGCACAAGAGCATTACCTGCGAGCGAGCGATTGGCCGGGTGAATGATTTACTTTCACCCCTTTTAGTAGTAGGATAATTGACAAATACAAAATAAAGTGCTATAATAGCAAATTTTTTACAAATTTGCAACCTAGTTGTAGTATTTTGTAGTATACTCCTCTTTCAAGGTCACAACATGAAAAGTGGGGTGCACCAAGCTGGGTGTTGGGCTGGCGTTGCAGCCCACCAAGACCCGCCAATTGGAGGGCCGAACGAGAGCATTACGGGCGATCGAGCGATTGGTCGGGTGAACGATTTACTTTCACCCCTTTTAGTAGTATAAGATAATTGACAGATACAAAAGAAAGTACTAAAATAGtaattttttttccaaattcGCAACCTAGTTGTACCACTTTGTAGTATGCTCCTCTTTCAAGATCACATCATGCAAAGTGGGGTGCACCAAGCTGGGTGTTGGGCTGGCGTTGCGGCCCACCAAGACCCGCCAAATGGAGGACCGAACGAGAGCATTATGGGCAATCGAGCGATTGGTCGGGTGAACGATTTACTTTCACCTCTTTTAGTAGTATAAGATAATTGACAGATATAAAAGAAAGTACTAAAATAGTAATTTTTTCCAAATTTGCAACCTAGTTGTACCACTTTGTAGTATGCTCCTCTTTCAAGATCACATCATGCAAAGTGGGGTGCACCAAGCTGGGTGTTGGGCTAGCACTGTGGCCCACCAAGACCCACCGACTGAAGGGCTGAACGAGAGCATTACCAACGAGCGAGGGATTGGCTGGGTGAACGATTTACTTTCACCCCTTTTAGTAGTATAGGACAATTGACAAATACAAAAGAAAGTACTACAAtagcattttttttctaaatttgcAACCTAGTTGTAGCACTTTGTAGTATGCTCCTCTTTCAAGGCTACAACATGCAAAGTGGGGTGCACCAAGCTGGGTGTTGGGCTGGCGTTGCGGCCCACCAAGACCCGCCAATTGGAGGGCCGAACGAGAGCATTACGGGCGATCGAGCGATTGGTCGGGTGAACGATTTACTTTCACCCCTTTTAGTAGTATAAGATAATTGACAGATACAATAGAAAGTACTAAAATAgtaatttttttttccaaattcgCAACCTAGTTATACCACTTTGTAGTATGCTCCTCTTTCAAGATCACATCATGCAAAGTGGGGTGCACCAAGCTAGGTGTTGGGCTAGCACTGCGGCCCACCAAGACCCACCGACTGAAGGGCTGAACGAGAGTATTACCGACGAGCGAGGGATTGGCTGGGTGAACGATTTACTTTCACCCCTTTTAGTAGTATAGGACAATTGACAAATACAAAAGAAAGTACTACAATAGCAATTTTTTCTAAATTCGCAACCTAGTTGTAGCACTTTGTAGTATGCTCCTCTTTCAAGGCTACATCATGCAAAGTGGGGTGCACCAAGCTGGGTGTTGGGTTAGCGTTGCGGCCACCAAGACTCGCCAATTGGAGGGCCGAACGAGAGCATTACGGGCGATCGAGCGATTGGTCGGGTGAACGATTTACTTTCACCCCTTTTAGTAGTATAAGATAATTGACAGATACAAAAGAAAGTACTACAATAGTAATTTTTTTCCAAATTCGCAACCTAGTTGTACCACTTTGTAGTATGCTCCTCTTTCAAGATCACATCATGCAAAGTGGGGTGCACCAAGCTGGGTGTTGGGCTAGCACTGTGGCCCACCAAGACCCGCCGACTGGAGGGCTGAACGAGAGCATTACCGGCGAGCGATGGATTGGCTGGGTGAACGATTTACTTTCACCCCTTTTAGTAGTATAGGACAATTGACAAATACAAAAGAAAGTACTACAATAGCAATTTTTTCTAAATTCGCAACCTAGTTGTAGCACTTTGTAGTATGCTCCTCTTTCAAGGCTACAGCATGCAAAGTGGGTTGCATCAAGCTAGGTGTTGGGCTGGCATTGCGGCCCACCATGGCAAGGTGAACGATTTACTTTCATCTTTTTTAGTAGTAGGATTTAATGTTTTACATATGCGtacaaagattcaatgtgacgaaaaattttggattttttttagaactagACAAGGCCCAACACGTATCATTGTATTAACCGCCGCCCTGATGCTACCAACACAAACAAGTGCACTCgctgcaagaagacacaagcgAGCGAACAGATGGAGCCAATGAGCGGCCACAGGGAGCCACGCGCCGAGGCTACAGGGATTCAGTGTCACAAATGTAACTTACCTCCTCCATCTATACCTCTAAATCAGATGTGGCTCAAAACAGATTCAGCCTTTCAACACATGAGACTTGGGCAtataaaaccaaaaactttcgaCATATGAGACTTGGGCTTGTCTCTCAAGTAACTACGGAGAATATCCTTATATATTGGATTTTCCTTTCCTAAACAAACCAACTCAAATCTTCTAATATATCCATACTCCTTATTATTTTCTAATTCCTTCGTGGAAGGTAACACCGTACCGAGCCGCTGCTACAGCCAGCATCGGCGCTGGGCGTCCGCGCGCCCCTTCCTGGGCTGCCGCTTAATTGGCCCATTGGACACAGGCTGCGGTGGCGCCCCATTATGCGCGTGACATGCATAATAAATCCATTCGTGTGCGATCTGTTTCATCCACACTGCCTTAGATTGGATAGCCCTGTTTGGCATTGCTGCATTTATAGATTCAACAAAGTGATTTAAACATTTAAAaatctaaatataaacaaatTGATTCATCTAAATGTTCATTTTTTAGATCTACAAGGAAATCTATACATTTCCTAATCTAAAGCAATGCTAAACAGAGGCCTAACGGTGACAACTTCATTTTGGACATACTATAGGTCCTAGACTCTCCCTCAATGACTAGACGTGTGAACCAATTTCTCATAAGGTAGTCAATTGATCAATTTAAAAATATGCAGTTGCAGCCAAAAAAACCTGTTAGATATTGGCTACTTGTGGGCTATGAATTCCTCTCGATTACAAAGACGAGCAGACAAAATAAGAACACAAACTGGAGAATGACTTAAACCACTTTTGTGAAACCTAGCACTAACCAAAGCAAAAGATTTAGATATTCCAAAATCCAAAAGGTGCTAAGTCTTCCAAACTTTTAAGAGCTAATTATAGGAGAAAATGGTAACAGCTCAAAGACGACCTCAGACATGTCACTGACTGACTAAGACTTGTCCGCGTACCGACAAAAGAAATATCCAATGTGATCAGAGGACAATTATGCCTTCCATTCTACAAGACTTAGCAGTAGGCGCTATAGTATGTGATCAGAGGACAATTATGCCTTCCCTTCGATCTACTGCTACGGTAGAAGTTTGGCTGATCAGGCGTAGACCACCTTTTTGAAAGACTTGCATATTTCAAGCATGGAATAGACAAAAGCAAGAGGCTCATGCGCGTCGAGCTGCCAAATCTGACGAGTTCAGTGTTGTTCTTTCATGACACCACATAAAGCATCCGGTGACCAACCAACCAGTTCTACTGTCAAGTCTGAAGACTCCAAAACGCTGAGAGGTGCCAGTGGAAGTAGGAACTCATAGACAAACCACAGTAAACAATAATGGCTCCTCTCTGATAGAAATTTAGGATCGTCTAGCAGTAAAACAGATCGGGATTCGAGTACAACAACACGTAGCAAATGAACATAGACAATAGTACTACACATACATGCACTAGATCTACTACACATAGAGAGAAACAGGGAGATTTAGGAGTTTAGGATTAGACCATTGTGTCGAGCAGTAGGCGCTGCTCCGGCAGTGTCCATGGTGTCGGAGTTGATGCAGTTACGGATTAGTCCCGTCGTCCTTCGGGCCTCCACGGGCACTGACCGACGACAGGGAAGGAGTAGGAGGGTGCAGTGGTGCTTCCCAACGCCACTGCGCACTGCTTGTCGATCGGCGACCTAGGGTTGTGAGTAGGGTTTGGCGGCGCACGACGAATCTCGTGTCGTGTGCCTGTAGCCCCCTACTCCTATTTGTATGGTGCAGCACGtcgggggcccaccaaccatagatcggttgggcgcccccgatcagggcgcaATCCAGGGGAAAAGGCCCCAGCCGTTGGGCTAGGCCTGAGATCAATCTAACATTCTCCCCCTTGATCTCATCTGTGCTCTCTCGCTTCGTCAACCCACCCCATCACAAATCAGTGTATTGAGCATGTTTCATCTTAACAATTATCACTATTAGATTAGACAGCCACAAACACTTTTCTGTTTAGAGATGAATTCTCGCCTTGGGCCCCTTGCTATTCGGGAATCACAGGCTTTCCCTTAAACCTATGCCGGCTACATGTTCTCTGAACACATTGGACGGTAAGCGTTTCGTACGCGGATCCGCTAACATCTCTTGTGTGCGTATATGTTCAAGACTTATGACGTGATACCGGATTTTATCCTTCACAACATAATattttatgtcaatgtgcttggcagCATTGCTTGACTTAATGTTGTGAGCATACAACACTGCTGGCTCATTGTCATAATACAACTTTAGTGGTTTATCGATGCTGTCGACCACCTTTCAACTGGGTATAAATTTCTTAAGCCAATTCACCTGTCCTGATGCCTCATAACAAGCAATAAACTCAGCGTACATTGTGGACGATGCAGTGACTATTGTTTGTTTTGAGCTCTTCCATGATATGGCTCCTTGCGCGAGAGTGAATATATACCCTGAGGTAGACTTTCTATCATCTCCTGCGTAATCAGAATCTGACTTAAGACTTTCTTTACTAGATTCCAGTGTTCCATACCTGGATTACTTTGATATCTGCCAAGCAGCCCGGTCACAAAAGTCAGGTCTGGTCGTGTGGACACTTGAGCATACTGTAAGCTTCCGACAACTGAAGCGTATGGAACAGCTTGCATGCGATCGCGCTCGAACTTGCTCTTGGGACATTGATGTCCCCATACTTGTCACCTTTTACAATAGGAGCAGGTGAAGGTCTACACTTATTCATATTTAATTTCTTCAATACTTTCTCTATATATGCCTCTTGGGACAATCCCAATACCCCTCGACTTCTATCTTGGTGAATCTTTATGCCCAAGACAAAAGAAGCTTCACTAAATCTTTCATATCAAAATTTGAGGACAAAAACCTTTTGGTTTCCTATAGTAGAGTGACATCACTACTCGCCAGTAGAATGTCATCTACATACAGTACTAGGAAAATGTATTTCCCATTCTTGAACTTTGCATAGACGCAATTGTCCTCAACATTCTCCTTAAACCCAAACTTTCTGATTGTCTTATCAAACTTCAAATACCACTGTCTGGATGCTTGCTTTAatccataaatggatttcttcaGGCGACAGCCCATTCTTTCTTTGCCAGTCACAACAAAACCTTTCGGTTGTGCCATGTATACTCTTTCTTCTAGATCCCCATTGAGGAATGTTGCTTTTACACCCATTTGATGCAATTCTAGATCAAAATGTGCCACTAGGGCCATTATGATTCTAACAGAGTCCTTGCTCGAGACGGGAGAGAATGTTTCATTATAATCTATCCCTTCTCGCTGAGTAAAATCCTTGGCTACCAGTCTTGCTTTGTACCTTTCTATGTTCCCTTTAGAGTCACGTTTCACCTTGTAGACCCATTTGCCGCCTACTGTTTTGGCTACTTTAGGAATTTCCTCTAGGTCCCAAACATTATTGGTACTCATAGACTTTAATTCATCTTCCATGGCTTCTTGCCACTTAGATGCTTCAGTGCTCCTCATGGCTTCTTCAAATGAAGTGGGTTCATCCTCCATCTGAACTTCTTCGCATTCATAGACTATGTAGTCATCTGAAATAGGAGACTTTCTCGCTCTTTGAGGTCTGCCAAAAGGTTCCACTACTGGCatttcttcttcttggggtTGCTCTTGTTGGGGTTGCTGTTCATCGACTATGGGTTCATTTGGCTCTTGAAGGATAGGTTCCGAATTAGCCGTAGGCGAAAAAGCAGCAGGTGTTGTCACTACTGGTGTAGATCCAACAATAACAGACAGCGTGAAGTAGGGTTCCTGCACCATAGGAATGGGCACGAACACCCGCTTCTCTTCAAGGGTGATTTCTCGCGCTGCTTTGCTCCCCTTGATCATGTGATCTTCTAGGAAACTAGTGTCTCATTTCCACAAACATGGTATGTCTACCAGGGCAGTAGAAACGATAACATTTTGAATTTTCTAGATAGCCAATGAAATGGCAACTTACTGTTTTGGGGTCTAGCTTTCCTATGTTTGGGTTAAATACTTTTGCTTCAATAGGACTCCCCCAGACACGCAAATGGTTGACTGAGGGTTTCCTACTGGTCCACAACTCATACAGTGTTTTAAAGGCCCCCATCCACAAACTCAGTGGCAGAGTGGAATAGCTCATCATGTTGCGCACCATATCCATTAGAGCACTGTTACGCCTTTCTGCTACTCCATTTTGTTGTGGGTCGCCCGACATTGAATACTGGGCTACTATGCCATTTTCCTTGTAAGAACCTTGCAAAAGGTCGAGAGACTTGTCCATAAGGGGTATGTTGACTGTAGTACTCCCCCCCCACGGTCAGATCTTACTACTTTGATTTTTCTATCTAGTTGATTTTCAACCTCAGCCTTGAATATCTTAAACTTGTCTAAAGCTTATGAACGTTCTTTGATTGGATAGATATATCCAAAACGAGAGTAGTCATCTATGAATGTGATGAAGGAATCAAAACCATCAACAGATGTCACTGGAAAAGGTCCACAGATGTCTATGTGGATCAATTCTAGTACTCTCGTGCTTCGCTTAGCGCCTTTCTTTATGTTCTttactaacttgcctttaatgcAATCAACGCATTGCTCTAACTCTGAGAGTTCTAGTGGTGGGAGGATTGATTCTTTGACTAAACGTTCTATTCTCCCCCTCGAAATATGGCCTAAACAACAGTACCATAATTTTGATGAGGAATcaattctctttcttttcttgcttgcaTCTGCAGATATTGCATTCTTAGCGTTATTACATTCAGCATTCACATTCTCAGACACagataataaataaagtttgtcttgTTAGAAGGCAAgacccacacatttattatttaactGTAGCTTACAATCATTCTTGCTGAAATGGCAACCAAAACCATAGTCTGACAAACATGAAACTGAAATTAAATTTCTAGCTAAAGAGGGAACATAAAGAACATCATGCAACTCAAGTGTGAAACCACTAGCTAAATCTAGAGATAAATTTCCTATAGCTTGAACTTCAGCTTCAACTCCAGTGGCCACCTTAATCTGTCTTTCTCCTCTTTAAAGGGTTCTCCCTCCATTGAATCCCTGCAAAGAGTTTGTAACATGAACAGTTGCACCTGAGTCAAACCACCATGTGGATCTTGCATAACTTAGATATAAGGATTCATCAACAAAAGTTATAATGTCCTCACCTTTTACTAGGCAGTGTCTCATGAACTTAGGGAAACCATGCTTCCAATGCCCTGTCTCATTGCACCATCTACAGCAATCCGGTTCCTCCTGCTTCTGCTGGTTGTCTTGCTTTGGCTGTGCTTTGTGTTGTGAAGAGCTTCCTCCCTTATTATGAGAGGTGGAGGCATCTGGAGCTTTCTTGTTGTAGAATGGTTTCTTGTTCTTTCCTTTCACAAAGTTCATAGAACCACCATTTGCATTCTTTAGCCTTTCTTCCTCTTGCACACACATAGCAATCACCTTCTCTAAAACCCACTCCTCTGGTTGTGTGTTGTAGTTAACAACAAATGTCTCATACTCTTTGGGAAGTGAGTTTAGAACTAGGTGAATGATGAAACCATCTGCGAGGGGCATCTTTAGCTTCTCTAACTTAGCTGCCATGGTGCTCATGCTCAAAATGTGCTCTCTCACACTACCCCCTATCAACCTCATGTTAGTGAGTTTATGAATCAGGGTGGAAGCATGAGCTTTTGTGGAACCAGGGAACTGATTCTTCACTTTCTCAAGGTATTCTTTTGTTGTGTCACATTCTAGGATGGCATCTCTTAAGCCCTCTGTGATGGTTTTCTTGATGACAATCTTGCACTTGCAGTTTAACTTTTCCCAGTTGTACTTCTCAAGATCATACTTTGCTCTAATAGGAGCATAGTCTCGCTTCCGATTAGCAAAAGCTTCATCGGTCTCATTCTAGGCCCTTTCGGGCTCCTCTGGCTCAGTGGGCTTTGGCTCCTGAAGAGCCAAATCTATCTCAACAAGTGCTAGAGCAGCATCAAGTTCTTCGCGCCAGAGAACATAGTTCTGCCCTGTCAGCTTTAGGATTGCACTAATGAAGTGCATCGCATTCAGCACTTGGTCTGAAATTAAACATGAGAAAACAGTGAGAACATTAACATTAAAACTAGGAAAGATAATtgcatatcttaatttaacgttGGTCAAAATCAAGGTATACAAAAATTGACTCTCTACATAAATTCTAATCACCGTTGGGCAGAATAAAATAAATGCATAAAAATGAGAACTTGGAATTTGCAATATTGCTATTATTAACGTTGGTCAAAAAATAACAATATTACAAAAATTCTGAGCTTTAAAACTCGGTTTCTCAAATTAAATATCCCGTTGGTTCAATTTAATATGAGAATATATAACTTGCGCAGCTGAAAACATTAATCAACTTGCTATTTTTTAGAAGCATAACTTGCTGACCTTGCTCTCTAAATAATAAACACGTTGGTGCAATTAAATAGAGTTTAAAAACTGGGCAAAACAATTATTTAAATGCTTCTGAAAAATTAAATAGAAAATTGGAAACGGTCAAGCGCGCGTTTCGGGATATCAAAACCGTCGGCTCGCCGCCCCTCTGGAAAACCCTAGAGCTTTCTAGCTTCTCTCAGCGCGCATCACACAGCCACCGCCTCTCTCTGGCCGGTGCGCCGTACGGCACTGAGCGCCGCCGGTGTCTGGGCCTTTTCTCTCTCTCCCAAAACCCTAGTTCTTGCTCTCTACCTCCTCTCTTTCCAGCTCGCCCAGCAGCAGAGCTGCCGCCTTCGGGAACCATCACCATGGATAGACTTGGCTAGAGGAAGGGATTGGCGCCACCCGTCGATCCCCTCGACGGCACGTGCGTCCGCCTGTTGCAGGGCGCGCCGCCGTCGAGTGGTTCGGCGGTGGTGCCCGCGTCACTCGCGCTGGCCTTGCTCGGCTCCTGCGTGCCGACGAGCGGCGGCGCAACCATGGCGGTGAGTGAGAGACCCAGGTAGGTCTCCTTTCTCGTCGAGtcttgctttttttttcttttcttgatcTGGATTTGTTGATCAAAATCGGTGTACTGGTTCTTGCTAGGGTTAGGTTTTTGGGAAAATTTCCCCACTTTCTTGCTGTGATTGCTTTGCGATTTGAATCCCAAATCCGATCTATATACTAGATTGGCTCTGGTACCATTGATAGAAATTTAGGATCGTCTAACAGTAAAACAGATCGGGATTCGAGTACAACAACACGTAGCAAATGAACATAGACAATGGTACTACACATACATGCACTAGATCTACTACACATAGAGAGAAACATGGAGACTTAGGGGTTTAGGATTAGACCATCGTGTCCAGCAGTAGGCGTTGCTCCGGCAGTGTCCATGGCGTCGGAGTTGAGGTAGTTACGGAATAGATCCCGTCGTCCTTCGGGTCTCCACCGGCACTAACCGACGACGGAGAAGAAGTAGGAGGGCGCAGTGGTGCTTCCCGACGCCACTGCGCACTTGTTGATCGGCGACCTAGGGTTGTGAGTAGGGTTTGGCGGCGCACGACAAACCTCGTGTCGTGTGCCTGTAGCCCCCTACTCTTATTTATATGGCGTAGCGCGTCGGGGCCCCACCAACCATAGATTGGTTGGGGGCTCCCGATCATGGCGCGATCCAGGGGAAAAGGCCCAGCCGTTGGGCTGGGTCTGAGATCAATCTAACACTCTCCTCTTGCCTTCCTCCTCCTGCTACTGCCATCGCCATATGTGCAGGCTCAACAGAACATCAGCTTGGGCTCCTCCTTGACGCCCCAAGGGCCTAGCAGCTTTTGGCTCTCTCCGTCCGGCGACTTCGCATTCGGCTTCCGGTCCTTGTCCATCAAGGGCAACGCCTCCTCCTACCTGCTTGCCGTCTGGTTCAGCAAGATCAGCGACAAGACAGTGGTTTGGTAATTGGTATGCCAAGACAAGTGCAAGTGGTGTACAACAATCACAGATCCAGGTTTCATCCGGTTCAATTAACAAGCTCACCTCGGGTGGGACTCTCTGCCTCCTCGACCCCGCCAATACAGAGGTATGGAAAAGAGACGCTCCGTAGCCGGATCATTGCCCCAGACTACTCAAATGGCCGGTTCCTCCTTGACCTGCAAGATACCGGTGTGAAACTTTATTCTGTTCTCCTTTTTGGTACAAACTACACGGTCACTAGAAAAAACGGTTCCAAGCAACCTAGGGTTGCCCCTAAAAGCCTTCACTTATGCTGAGCTCGAGAAGGCAACCAGAGGATTTTCCAGGAGGTGCTTGGCACTGGTGCCTCTGGTATTGTGTACAAGGGCCAGCTAGAAGACGAGCTTGGGACCTGCATTGCTGTCAAGAAAATTGACAAGCTCGAGCAGGAATCGGAAAAGGAGTTCAGTGTTGAAGTGCAAGCTATTGGACAGACGCACCACAAGAACTTGGTCAAATTGCTAGGATTCTGCAGTGAAGGAAAAGAAAGACTTTTGGTGTATGAGTTCATGAGCAATGGATCATTAAATAGATTTGTGTTTGGTGATGTCAATCTTCAGTGGAACCTTCGAGTTCAGCTTGCTCGTGGGGTGGCAAGAGGGCTTCTATACTTACATGAGGAATGCAGCACACAGATCATCCATTGTGACATCAAGCCCCAGAACATCCTTCTGGATGACAAATTCACAGCAAAGATCTCAGATTTTGGCTTAGCCAAACTGCTGGGAACTAACCAGACACAAACAAATACTGGTATACGGGGCACCCGGGGATATGTTGCACCTGAGTGGTTCAAGAGCATTGGTATCACTGCCAAGGTTGATGTCTACAGCTATGGGGTCATCCTGTTGGAGCAATCAGTCGTCGGCATAATTTGAGTTGGAGGCAGCAGAGGATAAAAAAATACCTTGGCAGTTTTCGTTTTTTGAACTTTGCTTATCTGTCATCTTTGCTGTGTTCTCTGTAAACTTTTCCTCAGCTCTAGCAGGGGCTGGGAGTGAGAGCCTCTAAACTCTATACTGTAACCGAATGATCTATGGTCTTTTATGTTAATGAAAGGCCGGGGTGATGGCCCTCGAACTCTAAAAAAAAGGATAAAAAAATACTGACTTACTGGGCAAGTGATTGTTATAGGTGTGGCAGAGTTGATCTTCTGGTGGAGGGTGATCCTGAAGCAATTTTCAATCTGAAGGTAATGGAAAGGTTTGTAGCAGTGGCACTGTGGTGTCTCCAGGAAGACCCAACTATCAGACCTACAATGCTGAAAGTGACACAAATGCTTGATGGAGCAGCAGCAATCCCATCTCCTCTTGATCCATCTTCCTTTTTCAGCTCAGTTTGATTGCAGAATGCTGAAGCAATATAGCGGAGTAGAAAGTTACTGAAGGAACGGCTTATATACTAGTTAGATATAGCAATCTAAACATAGGCCTAAACATAGGCCTACTTATCCATTGGTTAGTTGGATTCTTATTACTTAGTCTATGCATGCATAACTATTAGAAAAGTTCTATTGAGGCGTATTTTGCAATAATTATGTCCAAAAGAAAATTCAGAAAACAAACTTCTAGTCAACTtattttccaaatggaaaacctagcaaaaaaaattcaaggaaATTGGCCAAAAGCAGCCAAACTTTTCTCCTATATAACTTCAACCTCCTTGTTCCAATCTGGTCACTGTTATAAATTTCAGCTGCCTTGACAGAGCAGAAACAACCAGGGCAGAGAGAGGAATCGTATGGACTAGTCATTGTGCACCTGCCTTCACGCAAACGTCAATTGAACCACAGGAAAAATCAAGTCTTGCC
Protein-coding sequences here:
- the LOC8083428 gene encoding G-type lectin S-receptor-like serine/threonine-protein kinase LECRK4, encoding MAAQQNISLGSSLTPQGPSSFWLSPSGDFAFGFRSLSIKGNASSYLLAVWFSKISDKTVRYGKETLRSRIIAPDYSNGRFLLDLQDTGNQRIFQEVLGTGASGIVYKGQLEDELGTCIAVKKIDKLEQESEKEFSVEVQAIGQTHHKNLVKLLGFCSEGKERLLVYEFMSNGSLNRFVFGDVNLQWNLRVQLARGVARGLLYLHEECSTQIIHCDIKPQNILLDDKFTAKISDFGLAKLLGTNQTQTNTGIRGTRGYVAPEWFKSIGITAKVDVYSYGVILLEQSVVGII